The following proteins are encoded in a genomic region of Cyclonatronum proteinivorum:
- the accD gene encoding acetyl-CoA carboxylase, carboxyltransferase subunit beta, whose product MSWFKRKGSNIVTETPKDMPEGIWVKVPSTGETLHRRELEENAWVCPASGYHFSLGSKGYFDLLFDSQEYTELFSGITSSDPLSFTDRKPYPKRLEEMQRKTGLEDAVRVATGKSRRNDLVVVCMDFSFIGGSMGSVVGEKIARGIDYAREHRIPLLIISQSGGARMMEGVLSLMQLAKTSAKLALLSEAKVPFISLMTNPTTGGVTASYAMLGDFNLGEPGALIGFAGPRVIRQTIGRDLPEGFQTAEYLLEHGFLDFIVPRTQLKSRIAKLLNVLHKKYEKNEDKENTKA is encoded by the coding sequence ATGAGCTGGTTTAAGCGCAAAGGATCGAATATCGTAACCGAAACACCCAAGGATATGCCCGAAGGAATTTGGGTAAAGGTACCCTCAACCGGGGAGACCTTACACCGGCGGGAACTCGAAGAAAACGCCTGGGTATGTCCTGCAAGTGGCTATCATTTTTCGTTGGGCAGCAAGGGTTACTTCGACCTGCTGTTTGACAGTCAGGAATATACCGAGCTTTTCAGCGGCATTACGTCATCTGATCCCCTGTCTTTTACAGATCGTAAACCTTACCCAAAGCGGCTCGAAGAGATGCAGCGAAAAACGGGGCTTGAAGATGCCGTTAGGGTTGCGACAGGCAAGTCACGCAGAAACGACCTCGTTGTCGTTTGTATGGATTTCAGCTTTATCGGTGGAAGTATGGGATCTGTGGTCGGTGAAAAAATCGCAAGAGGTATCGACTATGCGCGCGAGCATCGCATTCCGTTGCTGATTATCTCCCAATCAGGCGGGGCCCGTATGATGGAAGGCGTGTTGTCGCTTATGCAGCTCGCCAAGACCTCGGCCAAACTGGCTCTTTTATCCGAAGCCAAGGTGCCGTTCATCAGTCTCATGACCAACCCTACAACTGGTGGTGTTACAGCGAGCTATGCCATGCTGGGTGATTTCAACCTGGGTGAACCCGGGGCCCTTATTGGTTTTGCAGGTCCGCGCGTTATTCGTCAGACGATAGGACGCGATCTGCCCGAAGGCTTTCAAACGGCAGAATACCTGTTAGAGCATGGCTTCCTTGATTTTATTGTTCCCCGCACACAGCTCAAAAGCCGCATTGCCAAACTGCTCAACGTATTGCATAAGAAATACGAAAAGAACGAAGACAAAGAAAATACCAAAGCTTAA
- the obgE gene encoding GTPase ObgE produces the protein MFTMRFADYAKIYLKAGNGGSGSAHFRREKYIPKGGPDGGDGGRGAHIILRGNANMNTLLDLRYKKYIKAPHGMPGGKQQSTGKSGEDLILPVPLGTIAYEFETRKLIGEVTEEGQELIIAKGGKGGLGNTHFKSSTNQTPRYAQPGEPGEEIVVEIELKLIADVGLVGFPNAGKSTLLAATSAARPKIADYPFTTLEPNLGVVQLPDYRSFVIADIPGIIEEAHQGKGLGLRFLRHIERNRVLLFVVAANTDIKAEYEILLEELRQYRADLLEKPRLLAISKADLHPGYELPEEPQVDIPYVTISAASGHNLDALKEMLWMMMQTISEDE, from the coding sequence ATTTTTACCATGCGATTTGCTGATTACGCGAAAATCTATCTGAAGGCCGGAAACGGCGGGTCGGGTTCGGCACACTTCAGGCGCGAGAAATACATCCCTAAAGGCGGGCCCGACGGCGGTGACGGAGGCCGGGGAGCGCACATCATTCTAAGGGGGAATGCTAACATGAATACCCTACTGGATCTTCGCTATAAAAAATACATTAAAGCGCCGCACGGGATGCCCGGGGGTAAACAGCAATCAACCGGAAAAAGTGGTGAAGACCTGATTCTTCCGGTTCCGCTGGGGACCATCGCATACGAGTTCGAAACCCGCAAACTCATTGGAGAAGTAACCGAGGAAGGGCAGGAGCTGATTATTGCCAAAGGCGGTAAAGGGGGCCTGGGAAATACGCATTTCAAAAGTTCCACCAATCAAACGCCCCGTTATGCGCAACCCGGAGAACCGGGGGAAGAAATCGTGGTAGAAATTGAGCTCAAACTTATTGCTGATGTGGGGCTTGTTGGCTTTCCGAATGCGGGAAAAAGTACGCTGCTCGCAGCGACTTCAGCCGCACGGCCTAAGATTGCAGACTACCCGTTTACCACCCTTGAGCCCAATTTGGGCGTGGTTCAGCTTCCGGATTACCGCAGCTTTGTCATTGCAGACATCCCCGGAATTATTGAAGAAGCACATCAGGGGAAGGGGCTTGGACTGCGTTTTTTGCGCCATATTGAGCGAAACCGCGTCCTGCTGTTCGTTGTTGCTGCTAACACCGATATTAAAGCCGAATATGAAATTCTGCTCGAAGAGCTTCGGCAGTATCGGGCTGACCTGCTCGAAAAGCCGCGTTTGCTGGCCATTTCCAAGGCGGACCTTCATCCCGGATACGAGCTGCCGGAAGAACCGCAAGTTGACATTCCCTATGTTACCATCTCTGCGGCTTCCGGGCACAACCTTGATGCGCTAAAGGAGATGCTCTGGATGATGATGCAAACAATATCGGAAGATGAATGA
- the dprA gene encoding DNA-processing protein DprA — protein MNEQQVKCLIGLSLVNGLGAARIMRLMEAFPDLNRVFKAEERQLLQIPGVGKATAAAISRFGDWQEVDRILSVTEHTDAWLLTIDDEHYPKRLRHIYDPPLLLWGRGDVSALSRPGIAVIGTRKPTVYGRARGQQFSRDIAGAGLSVISGLAYGVDTLAHAAALDAGGVTVAVLGSGIDRVYPSANRALADKIATNRGAVISEFAPGTKPDRENFPVRNRVVSGLSYGALVVESATTGGSMITAYSALDQGREVFAIPHDITNEAGSGGNTLIKKGHAKLTMCLQDILEELRLPDEFLGSIKPETQPSAPDLFGQTTVISPDTKPEPKPQPLKWKTLKDISSRDDLRQLCQAMEDQVWHIDDLAEKLNKPGHLLLVALLELEMMGCVKASSGKRFQLV, from the coding sequence ATGAATGAGCAACAAGTGAAGTGTCTGATCGGGCTTAGTTTGGTCAATGGGCTTGGCGCGGCCCGTATCATGCGTTTGATGGAGGCCTTCCCTGACTTAAACCGGGTTTTTAAAGCGGAAGAGCGGCAGCTGCTGCAAATTCCGGGAGTAGGTAAAGCTACGGCGGCAGCCATCAGCCGGTTTGGCGATTGGCAGGAGGTTGACCGTATTCTCAGTGTAACCGAACATACCGATGCCTGGCTGCTAACCATTGATGATGAGCACTATCCAAAGCGCCTTCGTCATATTTACGACCCTCCGCTGCTGCTTTGGGGGCGGGGAGATGTATCTGCGCTTTCAAGGCCGGGAATTGCCGTAATTGGCACCCGGAAGCCAACCGTTTACGGACGTGCGCGCGGACAACAATTTTCCCGTGATATTGCCGGGGCAGGACTAAGTGTCATCAGCGGACTTGCCTATGGGGTTGACACCCTCGCCCATGCGGCTGCTTTGGATGCGGGCGGGGTAACGGTCGCGGTGCTGGGGTCGGGAATTGATCGGGTGTATCCGTCTGCAAACAGGGCTCTTGCAGATAAGATTGCCACCAACAGGGGTGCCGTTATTTCCGAGTTTGCCCCCGGTACCAAGCCGGACCGGGAAAATTTTCCCGTGAGAAACCGGGTCGTAAGTGGTTTGAGTTACGGGGCGCTTGTTGTGGAATCCGCAACAACGGGCGGAAGTATGATTACGGCCTATTCGGCGCTTGATCAGGGGCGCGAAGTCTTTGCGATTCCACATGATATTACCAATGAAGCCGGTTCGGGTGGTAACACCCTCATCAAAAAAGGACACGCAAAACTGACCATGTGTTTGCAGGATATATTGGAAGAACTCCGTTTACCCGATGAATTTCTGGGTTCCATCAAGCCCGAAACACAGCCCTCAGCTCCGGACCTGTTTGGTCAGACTACGGTAATCAGTCCGGATACAAAACCTGAGCCAAAGCCTCAACCCTTAAAGTGGAAAACCCTGAAGGATATTTCCTCACGCGATGACCTGCGTCAGCTTTGTCAGGCAATGGAAGATCAGGTGTGGCACATTGATGATCTTGCGGAGAAGCTAAATAAGCCGGGACATCTCCTACTGGTAGCTCTGCTCGAACTTGAAATGATGGGCTGCGTGAAAGCGAGTAGCGGAAAACGCTTTCAATTGGTGTAA
- a CDS encoding ATP-binding protein: MTPSNLTYTFESDFKELDRLPEIISEIVTHFAISEDFEAILMLAVSEGITNAIKHGNKLDETKKAHMRCEMDAAKKLMIKIEDEGNGFNPDTIPDPLAEENLLKPSGRGVYLMNQTADVSYNDKGNILNLSFDVSKSPL; this comes from the coding sequence ATGACGCCTTCCAATCTGACCTACACCTTTGAATCTGATTTTAAGGAACTTGACCGCTTACCGGAAATTATTTCGGAGATCGTCACCCATTTTGCCATTTCTGAGGATTTTGAAGCCATTCTGATGCTTGCTGTTTCTGAAGGTATAACCAATGCCATTAAGCACGGGAACAAATTAGACGAAACGAAAAAAGCACATATGCGCTGCGAAATGGATGCTGCCAAAAAACTAATGATCAAGATTGAAGATGAAGGGAATGGATTCAATCCTGACACCATACCCGATCCACTCGCCGAAGAAAACCTTCTCAAGCCCAGCGGACGCGGCGTGTACCTGATGAATCAAACCGCGGATGTCAGCTATAACGACAAAGGCAACATCCTTAATCTCAGCTTTGACGTGAGCAAATCACCGCTTTAA
- a CDS encoding Glu/Leu/Phe/Val family dehydrogenase, producing MYYKEPGPKLDKESPFESMMERFRFAAELLKLDDGTFQYLSNPVKQVTVSIPVEMDDGRLEVFEGYRVIHDNVLGPSKGGLRFAPDVNIDEVKALASWMTWKCAVVNVPFGGAKGGVRCNPRELSPRELERLTRRFTASMLEVFGPDEDIPAPDMGTNEHTMAWIMDTYSMHSRKTVTAVVTGKPPIIGGSLGRREATGRGVVTVTLAAMSKLGISPVNAKVVVQGFGNVGSVSAKLMYEQGARVIGVSDVSGGYFNAEGIDIPAAIEYAAQNRFSLEGFTGAAPISNEELLELECDVLIPAAKEDQISRVNAPNIKAKIISEGANGPITANADAILEEKGVLVIPDILANAGGVTVSYFEWVQDRQGYFWTEERVNRRLNRMMRNAFQLIFDVKEEYNITLRQAAYVYAIKKVADTLKLRGIYA from the coding sequence CTGTACTACAAGGAGCCAGGCCCTAAGCTTGATAAAGAGAGTCCTTTTGAATCTATGATGGAGCGTTTCCGCTTTGCAGCCGAGCTTCTCAAACTTGATGACGGAACTTTTCAGTATTTATCGAATCCCGTGAAGCAGGTCACTGTTTCCATCCCGGTTGAAATGGACGATGGCCGTCTCGAAGTTTTTGAGGGATACCGTGTCATTCACGACAACGTGTTAGGCCCAAGCAAAGGCGGTCTGCGCTTTGCCCCCGACGTGAACATTGATGAAGTAAAAGCGCTGGCTTCCTGGATGACCTGGAAGTGTGCCGTTGTAAACGTACCCTTTGGCGGAGCAAAAGGCGGTGTACGATGCAATCCCCGTGAGCTTAGTCCCCGTGAGCTTGAGCGGCTTACCCGTCGCTTTACGGCAAGCATGCTGGAAGTCTTTGGTCCGGACGAAGACATTCCCGCGCCTGACATGGGCACCAATGAACACACCATGGCCTGGATTATGGATACCTATTCCATGCATTCACGCAAAACCGTAACCGCTGTTGTTACCGGTAAGCCGCCCATTATCGGGGGATCCCTTGGTCGTCGTGAGGCTACCGGCCGTGGCGTTGTAACGGTTACGCTCGCTGCCATGAGCAAGCTGGGCATTTCACCGGTTAATGCGAAAGTTGTTGTACAGGGTTTTGGCAATGTCGGCTCGGTGTCAGCAAAGCTGATGTACGAGCAGGGCGCGCGCGTAATTGGCGTTTCTGATGTAAGCGGCGGTTATTTCAATGCTGAAGGTATCGATATTCCGGCGGCCATTGAGTATGCAGCCCAAAACCGCTTCTCTCTCGAAGGCTTCACCGGCGCAGCGCCCATCAGCAATGAAGAATTGCTCGAACTTGAATGTGATGTGCTGATACCGGCAGCCAAAGAGGATCAGATAAGCCGGGTCAATGCGCCTAACATCAAAGCTAAAATTATTTCTGAAGGTGCCAACGGCCCAATCACAGCCAATGCAGATGCTATCCTGGAAGAAAAAGGGGTACTTGTTATACCCGACATTCTGGCAAATGCCGGCGGCGTTACGGTATCCTACTTCGAGTGGGTACAGGACCGTCAGGGGTATTTCTGGACCGAAGAGCGTGTAAACCGACGCCTGAACCGGATGATGCGTAATGCGTTTCAGCTGATTTTTGACGTGAAGGAAGAATACAACATCACCCTGCGACAGGCGGCATACGTTTATGCCATCAAGAAAGTAGCTGATACCCTGAAACTTCGGGGTATTTACGCCTAA
- a CDS encoding C40 family peptidase: MNQVSENLQKIIISTAVAPQRGEARDASEMVNELLLGETAQLLETDETGRWLKVRADHDGYEGWVSVAQAFVYEREREGAGTASETGRFSINNTVRNQRTGMLLRRENGNLLRVPLGACLPQEENGTIPFIFGNCRIENPGVPLPADLMQAAKNFAGIPYLWGGRSDFGIDCSGLVQQWGFLCGIPLPRDASMQIKAYPLISKDLKDAQAADLVYFSFDGIRIVHVGLYCGDGLLLHASGDVRIECIDSDKRNATPFMFNERLAGAVAGIQRPGFPYS; the protein is encoded by the coding sequence ATGAATCAGGTTTCTGAAAATCTCCAAAAAATAATCATATCAACCGCAGTAGCACCGCAGCGTGGAGAAGCGCGGGACGCTTCAGAAATGGTAAATGAACTGCTGCTCGGCGAAACGGCACAGCTGTTGGAGACAGATGAAACAGGCCGCTGGCTGAAAGTCAGGGCAGACCACGACGGCTACGAAGGCTGGGTGAGTGTCGCGCAGGCTTTTGTGTATGAAAGGGAAAGGGAAGGGGCCGGAACTGCATCCGAAACCGGGCGTTTTTCCATCAATAATACTGTCCGAAACCAAAGAACCGGCATGCTGCTCAGGCGTGAAAACGGAAACCTGCTGCGGGTTCCTTTGGGTGCCTGCCTGCCACAGGAAGAAAACGGTACTATCCCTTTTATCTTCGGAAACTGCCGAATTGAAAATCCGGGTGTGCCGCTCCCGGCTGATCTTATGCAGGCCGCAAAGAACTTTGCGGGCATCCCTTACCTGTGGGGCGGGCGATCAGATTTTGGTATTGACTGCAGCGGATTGGTTCAGCAATGGGGTTTTCTTTGTGGCATTCCGCTTCCCCGCGACGCCTCCATGCAAATAAAAGCTTATCCGCTCATAAGTAAAGATTTGAAAGACGCGCAGGCAGCCGACCTGGTCTATTTTAGTTTTGACGGTATCCGGATTGTACACGTGGGCCTTTACTGTGGCGACGGGCTGCTGCTTCATGCATCAGGAGATGTGCGGATTGAATGTATTGACAGCGACAAACGAAACGCAACGCCTTTCATGTTTAACGAGCGGCTTGCAGGTGCTGTAGCCGGAATACAGCGCCCCGGGTTCCCTTACAGCTAA
- a CDS encoding HNH endonuclease → MFDANVLILNQDYQPLNVVDVRKSLMLLFLDKAELLHDYPNKTIRTVSTDFQYPSVIRLKRYARIPFRFIVLSRKNVLKRDGNKCQYCGSTRDLTIDHVIPRSRGGGDSWENLVTACTRCNNKKGNRTPREAQMPLLSKPYRPSHIVFLRDYGGRIDDSWKPYLYM, encoded by the coding sequence ATGTTCGATGCCAATGTGTTAATTCTGAATCAGGACTATCAGCCGCTGAACGTCGTAGATGTCCGAAAATCTCTCATGCTGCTCTTTCTTGACAAGGCGGAACTGCTGCACGATTACCCGAACAAAACCATACGCACGGTTAGTACTGATTTCCAGTATCCGTCGGTGATACGACTTAAACGATATGCGCGCATCCCGTTTCGTTTCATCGTACTTTCACGTAAAAACGTGCTGAAACGTGACGGCAATAAGTGTCAGTATTGTGGCAGTACCCGCGATCTGACCATTGACCATGTCATTCCCCGCAGCCGGGGCGGGGGAGACAGCTGGGAAAACCTCGTAACTGCCTGTACCCGCTGCAACAATAAAAAAGGGAACCGAACCCCACGTGAAGCCCAAATGCCGCTGCTAAGTAAGCCTTACCGACCAAGCCATATTGTTTTTCTGCGCGATTATGGCGGCAGAATTGATGACAGCTGGAAGCCTTACCTCTACATGTAG
- the mutS gene encoding DNA mismatch repair protein MutS — translation MKSSKSETPLMRQYNQIKARYPGTVLLFRVGDFYETFADDAITISKELGITLTKRNNGGDQTPLAGFPHHSLDTYLPRLVKRGHRVAVCDQTEDPAEAKAAKKKIVDRDVTEVVTPGVTLNEKLLEHKQNNYAFAVHWSGSTAGVAFSDISTGEFALAQLDARELKSFLTLFAPAEILLSKKLKGNLPDGLDGYMLTYQEEWIFEHDYCYQLLLDHFQTHSLKGFGVEELTIAQVAAGALLHYIKENQKASLGHIRRIYAFENSHFMMLDASTKRNLELTASLQQGGTEGTLISILDETQTAMGARELRKWIMRPLKNLRDIRRRLDAVEALFKAHEIRNSLRDELEQIGDLERLISRISAGRANARDLTQLRLSLERILPVKMLLQKQESPLIVSLRDGLSGLIELQERIREAIVDDPPASLRDGGIIRESYSEELREIRDIARNGKRYIADIQKQLIQETGINSLKLGYNKVFGYYIEVTKVHQEKVPDTFIRKQTLVNAERYITPELKEIEEKVLSAEERMSTLEYELFNELRMQVSEYAEQIQQNAASIAAIDCLQSLAETAFLFNYVKPEVDDSTVIDIKGGRHPVVERSLPLGEPFIPNDIFLDTETEQLIIITGPNMAGKSIILRQTGLIVLMAQVGCFVPAQHARIGLVDKIFTRVGASDNLAAGESTFLVEMNEAANILNNATDKSLILLDEVGRGTSTFDGLSIAWSLAEYLHNQPSVAARTLFATHYHELNELESMYERVVNFNVQVKEHEGKVIFMRKLVKGGADHSYGIQVAGMAGLPKVVISRAQEILHNLEQHSLDITNKHGKLNELREGDEKLSSNGTASLPETGAAAAGTRKKAASSLSQKIPKQQPLPQFDLFGGAPDPQAEKIKEKLRQADLNTMTPINAMLFLVELKKEIGQL, via the coding sequence ATGAAATCATCCAAGAGCGAAACGCCGCTGATGCGGCAATACAATCAGATTAAAGCAAGATACCCGGGCACGGTTCTGCTGTTTCGCGTTGGTGATTTTTATGAGACCTTCGCCGATGACGCCATCACGATCAGCAAGGAGCTGGGTATCACGCTCACCAAGCGCAACAACGGCGGCGATCAGACCCCGCTTGCCGGCTTCCCGCATCATTCGCTTGATACCTACCTGCCCCGCCTGGTAAAGCGCGGACACCGCGTTGCTGTCTGCGACCAAACCGAGGATCCCGCCGAAGCCAAAGCGGCAAAAAAGAAAATCGTGGATAGGGATGTCACCGAAGTCGTCACGCCCGGCGTTACCCTGAATGAAAAGCTGCTCGAACACAAGCAAAACAACTACGCTTTTGCCGTACACTGGAGCGGCAGTACAGCGGGCGTCGCTTTCTCTGATATTTCAACCGGGGAGTTCGCCCTCGCGCAGCTCGACGCGCGGGAACTTAAAAGCTTCCTCACCCTCTTTGCGCCTGCTGAAATTCTGCTCAGTAAAAAGCTCAAAGGCAACCTGCCGGATGGCCTTGACGGCTACATGCTCACCTATCAGGAAGAATGGATTTTCGAGCATGACTACTGCTATCAGCTGCTGCTCGATCATTTTCAGACGCATTCGCTGAAAGGTTTTGGGGTGGAAGAGCTGACCATTGCGCAGGTCGCTGCCGGTGCACTGCTGCACTATATCAAAGAGAATCAAAAGGCATCACTGGGGCATATCCGGCGGATTTACGCCTTCGAGAACAGCCATTTCATGATGCTCGATGCTTCAACCAAGCGTAACCTCGAGCTGACCGCTTCGTTGCAGCAGGGGGGCACCGAAGGCACGCTGATTTCCATCCTCGATGAAACCCAAACGGCCATGGGCGCCCGCGAGCTGCGCAAATGGATCATGCGGCCCCTCAAAAACCTGCGCGACATCCGCCGCCGCCTCGATGCGGTCGAAGCCCTGTTCAAGGCCCACGAAATCCGCAACAGTCTGCGCGATGAACTTGAGCAAATTGGCGACCTCGAACGCCTGATCTCGCGCATCTCAGCGGGCCGCGCCAATGCGCGTGACCTGACGCAGCTACGCCTGTCTCTTGAGCGCATCCTGCCGGTCAAAATGCTGCTTCAAAAACAGGAATCGCCGCTTATTGTAAGCCTTCGGGACGGCCTTTCCGGACTCATCGAACTGCAGGAGCGCATCCGTGAAGCCATCGTCGATGATCCGCCGGCGAGCCTGCGCGATGGCGGCATTATCCGCGAAAGCTATTCCGAAGAGCTGCGTGAAATCCGTGACATCGCCCGCAACGGCAAACGCTACATCGCCGACATCCAAAAACAGCTTATTCAGGAAACGGGCATCAACTCCCTCAAACTCGGCTACAACAAAGTTTTCGGGTACTACATCGAGGTCACGAAAGTGCATCAGGAGAAAGTCCCCGACACCTTCATCCGAAAGCAGACGCTCGTCAACGCCGAGCGCTACATCACGCCCGAGCTCAAGGAGATCGAAGAAAAAGTGCTTAGCGCCGAAGAGCGCATGTCAACCCTCGAGTACGAGCTGTTCAACGAGCTGCGCATGCAGGTCTCCGAATATGCGGAGCAGATTCAGCAAAACGCCGCAAGCATCGCCGCCATCGACTGCCTGCAAAGCCTGGCCGAAACCGCCTTTCTTTTCAACTACGTTAAGCCGGAAGTTGACGATTCCACCGTCATCGACATCAAGGGCGGACGACATCCCGTCGTGGAGCGCTCGCTGCCGCTGGGTGAGCCCTTCATCCCGAATGATATCTTCCTCGATACCGAAACCGAGCAGCTCATCATCATCACCGGTCCGAACATGGCCGGAAAGAGCATCATTCTCCGGCAGACCGGCCTGATCGTACTTATGGCGCAGGTAGGCTGTTTTGTACCCGCGCAGCACGCACGTATCGGCCTCGTTGATAAAATTTTCACCCGCGTCGGCGCGTCCGACAACCTCGCCGCAGGGGAGAGCACCTTCCTCGTCGAGATGAACGAAGCCGCAAATATTCTCAACAATGCCACAGATAAATCCTTGATTTTGCTGGACGAAGTCGGGCGCGGTACGAGCACCTTCGACGGTCTCAGCATTGCCTGGTCGCTGGCCGAGTACCTGCATAATCAGCCCTCCGTAGCCGCGCGTACCCTGTTTGCGACGCACTATCACGAGCTCAACGAGCTGGAAAGCATGTACGAACGCGTCGTGAACTTCAATGTGCAGGTAAAGGAGCACGAAGGCAAGGTCATTTTCATGCGCAAACTCGTGAAAGGCGGCGCGGATCACAGCTACGGCATTCAGGTCGCCGGTATGGCCGGACTGCCAAAAGTTGTCATCAGCCGCGCGCAGGAAATCCTGCACAATCTCGAGCAGCATAGCCTCGACATCACCAACAAACACGGCAAGCTGAACGAGCTTAGAGAAGGTGACGAAAAGCTGTCATCAAACGGAACCGCATCCCTACCTGAAACCGGTGCAGCCGCAGCCGGAACCCGGAAAAAGGCTGCCTCATCACTTTCTCAGAAAATCCCCAAACAGCAGCCGCTGCCACAGTTCGACCTCTTTGGCGGCGCCCCGGATCCCCAGGCCGAAAAAATAAAAGAAAAGCTACGCCAGGCGGATCTCAATACAATGACCCCCATCAATGCCATGCTCTTCCTTGTCGAACTCAAAAAAGAAATAGGACAGCTTTAA